In Candidatus Eisenbacteria bacterium, one genomic interval encodes:
- the murD gene encoding UDP-N-acetylmuramoyl-L-alanine--D-glutamate ligase, translated as MTARAVPWFRGSRALVVGIARSGVAAAKLLLRHGASVRAIDRRRQDELSADASALVAAGAEVRYGTMDAAALDGCDLVVVSPGVPSDLPLFGEAARRGIPIVSEIELGFEVARAPVIAVTGTNGKSTTVELLGAMGRSAGLATEVLGNIGTALSERAEEVPENGLLVVEVSSFQLEHVTRFRPKVGVILNVTPDHLDRHGTIERYAEIKARLFAFQTAEDFRVQPLGDARLTRLLQSAASRPLWFGFADPTADGVWESEGQVRYRVSGREGTLLKREEAVLRGPHNTENLCAASAAALAMGIEPKAIASALREFRGLPHRLALVAEIDGVRYVNDSKATNVDAMRRALESFDSPITLIAGGRDKDGDFASVAALVSERVRHAVLIGEAAGKMERAWNQVPSSKAATLEDAVSEARSRATPGGVVLLAPGCASFDMFRNFEERGARFEAAVLELRRSLERARR; from the coding sequence GTGACCGCGCGCGCCGTCCCCTGGTTCCGCGGGTCGCGAGCGCTCGTGGTGGGGATCGCGCGAAGCGGCGTGGCCGCGGCGAAGCTCCTCCTCCGGCACGGCGCCTCGGTCCGCGCGATCGACCGCCGGCGCCAGGACGAGCTCTCGGCGGACGCGTCCGCCCTCGTCGCGGCCGGCGCGGAGGTCCGCTACGGCACGATGGATGCCGCGGCGCTCGACGGATGCGATCTCGTGGTCGTGAGCCCCGGCGTTCCCTCCGACCTGCCGCTCTTCGGCGAGGCGGCGCGCCGCGGCATTCCGATCGTCTCGGAGATCGAGCTCGGCTTCGAGGTCGCGCGCGCCCCCGTGATCGCCGTGACGGGAACGAACGGGAAGAGCACCACGGTCGAGCTCCTGGGCGCGATGGGCCGGAGCGCGGGACTCGCGACCGAGGTGCTCGGGAACATCGGCACGGCGCTCTCCGAGCGCGCCGAGGAGGTGCCGGAGAACGGGCTCCTCGTCGTCGAGGTGTCGAGCTTCCAGCTCGAGCACGTCACGCGGTTTCGCCCGAAGGTCGGCGTGATCCTGAACGTCACGCCCGACCACCTCGACCGCCACGGGACGATCGAGCGCTACGCCGAGATCAAGGCGCGCCTCTTCGCCTTCCAGACCGCGGAGGACTTCCGGGTGCAGCCGCTCGGGGACGCGCGCCTCACGCGCCTCCTCCAGAGCGCCGCCTCGCGCCCGCTCTGGTTCGGCTTCGCGGATCCCACCGCCGACGGCGTGTGGGAATCCGAGGGCCAGGTGCGCTACCGCGTCTCGGGCCGCGAGGGGACGCTCCTCAAGCGGGAGGAGGCAGTCCTCCGCGGGCCGCACAACACGGAGAACCTCTGCGCGGCCTCGGCCGCCGCGCTCGCGATGGGCATCGAGCCGAAGGCGATCGCCTCCGCGCTGCGCGAGTTCCGCGGGCTTCCGCACCGGCTCGCGCTCGTGGCCGAGATCGACGGCGTCCGCTACGTGAACGACTCCAAGGCGACGAACGTGGACGCGATGCGGCGCGCGCTCGAGTCCTTCGACTCGCCGATCACGCTGATCGCGGGAGGACGGGACAAGGACGGAGACTTCGCGTCGGTCGCGGCGCTGGTCTCCGAGCGGGTGCGGCACGCCGTGCTCATCGGGGAAGCCGCCGGGAAGATGGAGCGCGCCTGGAACCAGGTGCCCTCGTCGAAGGCGGCGACCCTCGAGGACGCGGTGTCCGAGGCCCGGTCCCGCGCGACCCCAGGAGGGGTCGTCCTCCTCGCGCCCGGGTGCGCGAGCTTCGACATGTTCCGGAATTTCGAGGAGCGCGGCGCCCGGTTCGAGGCCGCGGTCCTCGAGCTCCGGCGCTCGCTCGAGAGGGCGCGGCG
- the mraY gene encoding phospho-N-acetylmuramoyl-pentapeptide-transferase — protein MLYWLLYPLHEQFAPLNVFRYITFRSAYALATALLIALVLGPPVIARLRQLKIGQKVRDDGPQSHLPKAGTPTMGGILIVIAIAVSTLLWGNLESRYVLIALAATIWMGLVGFLDDYLRVVKHYKKGLLGRYKLAGQILLGIGVFAAVYFYPTRGLEPGETNIPFLKDTVVHLGWIYLPFVILVVTGASNAVNLTDGLDGLAAGLTALAAIALGGMCYITGHARFSEYLQMAYIPETGELTVFCAAIIGATLGFLWWNCHPADVFMGDTGSLSLGAALGTVAVLIRREFLLAIVCAVFVLEALSVMAQVLSFKLWGARVLRMAPLHHHFELSGWKESRVVVRFWIAAALAALVSLSTLKLQ, from the coding sequence GTGCTCTACTGGCTCCTCTATCCCCTCCACGAGCAGTTCGCGCCGCTCAACGTCTTCCGGTACATCACGTTTCGATCCGCGTACGCGCTCGCGACGGCGCTCCTCATCGCGCTCGTTCTGGGACCTCCGGTGATCGCGAGGCTCCGGCAGCTCAAGATCGGCCAGAAGGTGCGGGACGACGGCCCCCAGAGCCATCTTCCGAAGGCCGGCACGCCCACCATGGGCGGCATCCTGATCGTGATCGCGATCGCGGTGTCCACGCTCCTGTGGGGGAATCTCGAGAGCCGGTACGTCCTGATCGCGCTCGCGGCCACCATCTGGATGGGGCTGGTCGGGTTCCTCGACGACTACCTGCGCGTCGTGAAGCACTACAAGAAGGGCCTTCTCGGCCGGTACAAGCTGGCGGGACAGATCCTCCTCGGGATCGGCGTGTTCGCCGCGGTCTACTTCTACCCGACGCGAGGGCTCGAGCCAGGGGAGACGAACATCCCGTTCCTGAAGGACACGGTGGTCCACCTGGGCTGGATCTACCTGCCGTTCGTGATCCTCGTGGTGACCGGCGCGTCGAACGCGGTGAACCTCACGGACGGCCTGGACGGGCTCGCGGCGGGGCTCACCGCCCTCGCGGCCATTGCGCTCGGCGGCATGTGCTACATCACCGGGCACGCCCGGTTCTCCGAGTACCTCCAGATGGCGTACATCCCGGAGACCGGCGAGCTCACGGTCTTCTGCGCCGCGATCATCGGCGCCACGCTGGGATTCCTGTGGTGGAACTGCCATCCCGCGGACGTCTTCATGGGGGACACGGGCTCGCTGTCGCTCGGCGCGGCGCTCGGCACCGTGGCGGTCCTGATCCGCCGCGAGTTCCTCCTCGCGATCGTGTGCGCCGTGTTCGTGCTCGAGGCCCTCTCCGTGATGGCCCAGGTCCTCTCGTTCAAGCTCTGGGGCGCGCGCGTGCTCCGGATGGCCCCCCTCCACCATCACTTCGAGCTGTCGGGATGGAAGGAGTCGCGCGTCGTGGTCCGCTTCTGGATCGCCGCGGCGCTCGCCGCCCTCGTCAGCTTGAGCACGCTCAAGCTCCAGTGA
- the murF gene encoding UDP-N-acetylmuramoyl-tripeptide--D-alanyl-D-alanine ligase, which translates to MTGSRAPATPWLALSEVLRAVQGTARAGALGKTEPSFTGCSIDSRTVADGEIFVPLPGSRADGHAFVAAALAAGAAASFVARGKELGPEATLAGKTLIEVNDPLEALQVLGRHCRERSGVETVGVTGSNGKTTTKEMIAAVLGTSRRVHKNVGNLNNHIGVPLTLTKLTPAHDALVMEMGMSARGEIRFLASLARPGVGVLTNAGAAHLLQLGSVEEVALAKSELAEAIPPDGLLVLNADDPLLWPLNRNRPVTVRSYALQNPEADLRPLDVVVTPSGGTRFTLADGTTVNLSLLGTHNVRNALAAILVGDRFGVPRAESARALEALRPARRRLELHTSSAGVSVLDDAYNANPASMREALSLLGSMEARGARRAVLGDMLELGPDSERLHEEAGRGVPADAWLYVAGDFAPAVERGARAAGVPASRIRRFDDVDAMARAVAKDADPGDLVLVKASRGMRLERVVEAIVPGPAVGSASPERAGRR; encoded by the coding sequence GTGACCGGATCCCGCGCCCCCGCGACTCCCTGGCTCGCGCTCTCGGAAGTCCTGAGGGCGGTCCAGGGGACGGCACGCGCCGGAGCGCTGGGGAAGACCGAGCCCTCCTTCACCGGATGCTCCATCGACAGCCGGACCGTGGCGGACGGCGAGATCTTCGTCCCGCTTCCCGGCTCCCGTGCGGACGGGCACGCCTTCGTCGCCGCCGCCCTCGCGGCCGGCGCCGCGGCCTCGTTCGTGGCCCGCGGGAAGGAGCTCGGGCCCGAGGCGACGCTCGCCGGGAAGACCCTGATCGAGGTGAACGATCCGCTCGAGGCGCTCCAGGTCCTGGGCCGCCACTGCCGCGAGCGCTCCGGGGTCGAGACGGTGGGCGTGACCGGCTCGAACGGAAAGACGACCACGAAGGAGATGATCGCGGCCGTGCTCGGCACGTCGCGCCGCGTCCACAAGAACGTCGGGAACCTGAACAATCACATCGGCGTCCCGCTCACGCTGACGAAGCTCACGCCCGCGCACGACGCGCTCGTGATGGAGATGGGGATGAGCGCGCGCGGGGAGATCCGGTTCCTCGCGTCGCTCGCGCGGCCCGGCGTGGGCGTGCTCACGAACGCGGGGGCCGCGCACCTCCTGCAGCTCGGATCCGTCGAGGAGGTGGCGCTCGCGAAGAGCGAGCTCGCGGAGGCGATCCCTCCGGACGGCCTCCTCGTCCTCAACGCGGACGATCCGCTCCTCTGGCCCCTGAACCGGAACCGGCCGGTCACGGTCCGGAGCTACGCGCTGCAGAATCCCGAAGCGGATCTCAGGCCCCTGGACGTGGTCGTGACCCCGTCGGGCGGCACCCGGTTCACCCTCGCGGATGGGACGACGGTGAACCTCTCGCTCCTCGGCACGCACAACGTGCGGAACGCGCTCGCGGCGATCCTGGTCGGGGACCGCTTCGGCGTGCCTCGCGCCGAGTCGGCGCGCGCGCTCGAGGCGCTCCGCCCCGCGCGCCGGCGCCTCGAGCTCCACACGTCGTCGGCGGGTGTCTCGGTCCTGGACGACGCGTACAACGCGAATCCCGCGTCGATGCGCGAAGCGCTCTCGCTCCTGGGCTCGATGGAGGCGCGCGGCGCGCGGCGCGCGGTGCTCGGCGACATGCTCGAGCTGGGACCGGACTCCGAGCGGCTCCACGAGGAGGCCGGGCGCGGCGTCCCCGCGGACGCGTGGCTCTACGTCGCGGGCGACTTCGCCCCCGCCGTCGAGCGCGGCGCGCGCGCGGCCGGCGTGCCCGCGTCGAGGATCCGCCGGTTCGACGACGTGGACGCGATGGCTCGCGCGGTGGCGAAGGACGCGGATCCCGGGGATCTCGTCCTCGTCAAGGCGTCGCGAGGGATGAGGCTCGAGCGCGTGGTCGAGGCGATCGTGCCCGGTCCGGCGGTCGGGAGCGCGTCTCCCGAGCGGGCGGGGAGGCGCTAG
- a CDS encoding UDP-N-acetylmuramoyl-L-alanyl-D-glutamate--2,6-diaminopimelate ligase produces the protein MQPGPLSAGRLIESAGRELGDVPRHAGAIETRGTLAGRWERVHYDSRKVAPGDLFVAIRGLASDGHAHVTGALERGAAAAVVEEFQPGLRIPQIRVADSRRALALLAEVETGDPSRELTMVGVTGTNGKTTTAHLIRAALEARGDRAGVLGTVGNSFEGEETPAPHTTPEAPDLLRTLRRWRDRGATAVSMEVSSHALALERTYGVSFDAGVFTNLTQDHLDFHGTLDAYRDAKARLFRSESRGDAAKPFTGVLNVDDPAGVWIRERSDGRTLGFGMSREADVAAEDVRYEGTGTRLRIRSAHGSQSVALRLRGAFNVMNALAAFAAGIALGLAPKAIAAGLESVRSVPGRLEPVDLGQPFQVLVDYAHTPDALTRALDAVRAMEPRRVLCVFGAGGDRDRGKRPLMGAAAVRGADLVFLTSDNPRSEDPESILAAIQAGTDGAPNVRTIVDRAEAIRAAVDACEDGDALLIAGKGHETYQILGSRTIDFDDRLVARAALEARGYRA, from the coding sequence GTGCAGCCTGGTCCTCTCTCCGCGGGGCGTCTGATCGAGTCGGCCGGCCGCGAGCTCGGCGACGTGCCGCGTCATGCCGGCGCGATCGAGACACGCGGAACCCTCGCGGGAAGATGGGAGCGCGTGCACTACGACTCCCGGAAGGTGGCCCCGGGGGATCTCTTCGTCGCCATCCGCGGGCTCGCGTCGGACGGCCATGCCCACGTGACGGGGGCGCTCGAGCGCGGCGCCGCCGCGGCGGTGGTCGAGGAGTTCCAGCCCGGGCTCCGGATCCCGCAGATTCGCGTCGCCGACTCGAGGCGCGCGCTCGCCCTCCTCGCCGAGGTCGAGACGGGCGATCCCTCGCGCGAGCTCACGATGGTGGGTGTCACCGGGACGAACGGCAAGACCACGACCGCGCACCTGATCCGGGCCGCGCTCGAAGCGCGCGGCGATCGCGCGGGCGTGCTCGGCACGGTGGGGAACTCCTTCGAGGGCGAAGAGACTCCCGCCCCGCACACGACGCCCGAGGCGCCGGACCTCCTCCGCACGCTGCGCCGATGGAGGGACCGCGGCGCGACCGCCGTCTCGATGGAGGTCTCCTCGCACGCGCTGGCGCTCGAGCGCACGTACGGCGTCTCGTTCGACGCGGGAGTCTTCACCAATCTCACGCAGGACCATCTCGACTTCCACGGCACGCTCGACGCCTACCGCGACGCCAAGGCGCGTCTCTTCCGCTCGGAGTCCCGCGGCGACGCCGCGAAGCCGTTCACCGGCGTGCTCAACGTGGACGATCCCGCCGGCGTGTGGATCCGCGAACGGAGCGACGGCAGGACGCTGGGATTCGGCATGAGCCGCGAGGCGGACGTGGCGGCCGAGGACGTGCGCTACGAAGGGACCGGCACGAGACTCCGGATCCGGAGCGCGCACGGCTCGCAGTCGGTCGCCCTCCGCCTGCGCGGAGCCTTCAACGTCATGAACGCGCTCGCGGCCTTCGCCGCGGGGATCGCGCTCGGCCTCGCGCCGAAGGCGATCGCCGCGGGACTCGAGTCGGTGCGCTCGGTCCCGGGCCGGCTCGAGCCCGTGGATCTGGGACAGCCCTTCCAGGTGCTCGTGGACTACGCGCACACGCCGGACGCGCTCACGCGCGCGCTCGACGCGGTGCGCGCGATGGAGCCCCGCCGCGTGCTCTGCGTCTTCGGCGCGGGCGGCGACCGCGACCGGGGCAAGCGCCCGCTCATGGGCGCCGCGGCCGTCCGGGGGGCGGATCTGGTCTTCCTGACCTCCGACAATCCGAGGAGCGAGGATCCGGAATCGATCCTCGCGGCGATCCAGGCGGGCACGGACGGCGCTCCGAACGTCCGCACCATCGTGGACCGCGCCGAGGCGATCCGCGCGGCCGTGGACGCGTGCGAGGACGGCGACGCGCTCCTCATCGCGGGCAAGGGCCACGAGACCTACCAGATCCTGGGATCGAGGACGATCGACTTCGACGACCGTCTCGTCGCGCGCGCCGCGCTCGAGGCGAGGGGGTACCGCGCGTGA